The Microcystis aeruginosa NIES-843 sequence AACTAACCAAACTCCGAGACTATATCCCCCCCGAAACTGGGCAAATATTCCTCGCCATCGGCATTAAATTCACCTCTTTTAAACTAATTGACTCTTTTCTCCTGCTTACCGTCGCTTTTGGTAATCGTTTTGAACTTAATATACTTGGTTTAGCCACCCTCATCGCCCCCCCAAATGTAGGCGCAGGAGTCCCCCCAGTTGCCGAGGTACAACTAGCCCTCAAAGCCAGTTTTCTGCCCGCCGAAGGATTTATCGGCGTTATTGCCCAACTTACTCCTAACTCTTATATCCTTTCTCAAGCTTGTCATCTCACCGGAGGATTTGCCTTTTATGGCTGGTTTGCCCCTAACGTCCATGAGGGAGATTTTGTCCTCACTTTAGGGGGTTATCATCCCCTCTTTAAAGTCCCAGACCATTACCCGAAAGTACCTCGCCTTGGGCTTAATTGGCAAGTTAGCAGTGAACTTTACCTCAAAGCAGATGCTTATTTTGCCTTGACTCCTTCCGCTATCATGGCCGGGGGACACCTCCAAGCTACTTGGAATAGTGGTCCTCTGAGTGCTTGGTTCAACGCCGGGGCAGATTTTCTCATGTCTTGGAAACCCTATCACTACGATATTTCTATCTATATTGATATGGGAGTGTCCTATACTTTTCACTTTTTTGGAACCCATCATATTACTGTTCAATTAGGGGCAGATTTACACATCTGGGGACCCGAATTTACAGGTATTGCCCATATTCATCTTTGGATTATCTCTTTTGATGTGAGCTTTGGTAGCAGTGCCTCGCAAGCACCCACAGCCATTGACTGGAATGAGTTTAAAACCTCTTTTCTCCCTGCTGCTGATGCTATTTGTACCATTGCCGTTAAAGAGGGTTTAGTCAGAAAAGTTAATCAAGATGATAAAACAGATTTAGGGATCATTAATCCTAAAGATTTCTGCTTAGTCACTAATTTAGTCATTCCTGCTAAGAAAGCTGTCTATACTAAAGATATAACTCTTCAAGACGATCAAATCCAAATTGCGGCAAGTAATACCCAATTTGGCATCAGTCCAATGGAAGTCAAATCGGAGCAATTAACCTCAGATTTAACGATTAGTATAACTAGAGATGGCAAGTATCTAAGTTCAGCAGAATTTGACAAAAATTTTACTTGTATTCCCCTATTTAAAAAAGTTCCCATCGCACTTTGGGGCGAATCTTTAAACCCTAGTTTGAATGGTAATCAATTTATTGAAAATACCCTATCTGGATTAGAAATTAAACCTAAAAAACAACCAGATACAGGAACAACCAAAGCCATTAATCGCAGTAAATTACAATTTAGCCCTACTCCAATTAATAATGCTTATCATTGGCGAACGATTAGCACTTTTCAGGAGGAACCCACTAAAAACATCCGTAACACTATTGTAGATAACGCAGTCAACAACACCAGAGATAATTTACTAAAAGCACTAAATTTGAAAAGTGAAGAAATTGATCTCAGTGCAACAATTGCCGATCATTTATTAGGTTCACCTAAAATTGGAGTTTTAGTTAATTAATTATTATTAAAGGAGTCAAAAATGCCAGAAACTACCACAAATGAACCCACTAAAATTGAATTTATTCAGTATCATCAACCAGCTTTAAAAGATGGTGATTATGAGATTACTATTACACAAGAAATAAAAGAGGAAAAAATTACAGCAAATAACTCCTTTCGGATTACTAGAAAATTTTCTGTAGGTGCAGAAAGATTTGACTTAAAACCTACAGACATCCACGCTGTATTTCCCCCTGATGGTAGCTTAGGAGAACATTCCAATGTTTTACCCCATATTATCCTAAACCGTAGTACCTTACCTTGGGAACGTCAATCTATTAGTAATAATAATAATAATACTCCTTGGTTAGCTTTATTATTATTTGAAGAAATAGAAAACCCCGAATCCAAAATTATTACCCTAGAAACCTTAAAAGATATTAATAGTTATACTGCTAAATTTCCTAATTTTACCCTAGAAAGTGGACAACATGAAGACGATAAAGTAATAATTGTTGATGTCCAGAAACAGTTATTAGAAAAAATTTTACCCACTAAAGAAGACTTAACTTATCTTGCTCATGTTCGTCAAGGAACAGATGAGCAAGGAAAATTAATCGGCGATGAATTAGCCGTTATTATTTGTAATAGACTTCCTCAAAAAAGTGGCAGAAGTATCGTCCATCTGGTTTCTTTAGAAGGACGTTATAATAATAACGGTTTTGATTTTCAGGGAGCAGGAGATAATGATAATATCCGTTTAGTTACCCTAAAAAGTTGGAGTTTTTCTTGTATTGATGAAAAGCAAAGTTTTCAAGGACTTTTGACCCATCTTAACCGAGAACCTAGTACCCTAAGATTGCCACAAGTTAATAATACTGAAGCCGAAAAATATCTATCTATGGGTTATGTTCCCCTACCCCATTTTTTACGACAAGGAGGGAAAACCTTCTCTTGGTATCATAGCCCTTTAATCACAGGAAACAACCCTAACAATAACATCACTTTACCCATTCGTACAGCAGATGAATTAATCATATATAATCCTGATAATGGTATGTTTGATGTTTCATACTCTGCTGCTTGGGAATTAGGAAGATTACTCGCTTTACAGAGTAAAAATTTATCCGTTAGTCTCTATAATTGGAAACGCACTCATAGACAAAGCTTACAAAATGTAGAAACTCATTTACCTGTTTATAATCAACCTAATACAGAACTTCCTGAAAGTATTTATAATTGGTTTGAAGATTTAAATCTTCTTAAAGGTGTACCCTTTAATTATCTCGTTCCCGATGAACTTATGTTACCTGTAGAATCAATTCGTTTCTTCTATCTTGATTCTCTTTGGATAGAATGCTTATTAGATGGAGCATTTAGTATTGGTCGAGTCACTACATCAGATCATAAACATGATCAAGAAAATAAAACAAATCCTGCTGTTAACAATTACCCCATAGTAACTGGTTTTTTACTCCGTTCAGATGTGGTGTCAGGTTGGCCCGGTTTACTCGTTGATGGTTATAATGAAGATGATATAAACAAGATTGAATTACTACGGATGGAACGTCTTTCTGCTAATGTTTTGATTTGTTTATTTAAGGGAGAAATCAAGAGATTAGATATTCACCAAAAACCAGAAACCTTACATTTCGGACTAGACTCGGATGATGAGAATAAAACCTTTTACAAAAAATTAAAAAACTTAGATGGTCAGGAAATTAACAAAAAGGTTGATAATATTCCTTGGAAAGATTCAGAAAAAAGAGTTATAGCTATCAATTCACTTACTAACAGGATTAAAGAACAAGTGGACAATAGTAGCTCATTTACCTCTGCACAATTGGCTTTAGAGATGATTGAAGGAGTAGAAAAAGTGAGATTTATTGGTTCTTAAAAACCTATTAAGTAGGTAGGCGTTAAAAATTATCAGATCCCCCCCTTATTAAGCTATCCATTAGTCACATCTTTCTTAACATAAAATTTGACAAAAAGAGAAAAGTGTGCCAGATGGCTCAAGGGGGTTCTATGGGGGACTAATTTGATGAGATAGTTTCCAAGTCTGGCTGATATCATGTAACCTTCGCAGTCCCAACCAAATAGTTTTAACACCAGGTTCACCGTCGCCTTTTCTACCTAAAAACCCCCCAAGAGAAGCAATCATTCTGACCGCTTCCCTAAAGGAGGGCGGCTTTTCAGGTGGCGGACTCTTTTTATGAATAGTGGCACACAAAGATTGCCATTCATGTTCTTCCAAAAAACTTTCACAACTCTCCTCTCCGTGTAAGCGTGCTTGATAGGTTAACCAAAGTAATCTCCAAGCTACAATTGAATAGGTAGCTAAAGCCATCTCAATTCTCCGACCCGTTTCTAATTGCAGTTTTTCTAATCCACAACCACTTTTTAAAACAAAATGATAGCGTTCTATTAACCAGCGATAACTATACCAGCGCACACAGGTTATCGCTGATTCAAAGCTACTAATGTCTAGGCTAGTTAAGAGGAGCCAACTGATAGGATTAACTCCGGGATGCGGCTTTTCTTCTTCGGCTAAAATTACCTGTAATTTGACCGGTTGACGAGGGTTCGCCTTGGGGTGATGGCTAGGTACTTGTATTTCAAAACTGGCAAATCTAACTGTTAGTTTAGCTAGTCTAGCCTCGTGATTAGGATTGCGTTTTACTTGCACATCTAGGCTACCACAGGCTTTTATTTCTCTGATGGATTGATGTAAATATTTAGTCTCTGGATGCCCTGACTTTTGCTTGTCTTCGAGATAGTTAACTTTTCGGTTATGAGTTCCTCGGATTAATAAATGAGAGTTAGGACTTCTTGATTGGGCAAATAAATCAGGCTCTTCGTTACCCTTTATGCTAAATCAACAGACAAGATGCCAAGACAACATACTTCTAACCCAAAAATTCCGAAAGTTTCTCAAGCCATAGCCTCTCCGTTTTATTAGTTTAAGTTTATTGTTGATTCCCTCGACCACCCCATTCGTTGTCCTTCGCTCAAAATAACTAATGATTTCTCCAAACCAGTTTCGGATTGTTTGACAACTCTTGGTAAAAACACTGGAGGATTTTGCCAACCATTCCGAGATGGATAGCATTCCCTCTGTCGGATTCTCTGAGGTTTCATAAATCTTTCTGAATTCTTCCTTTAATTCCTGCATCTTTTTCAAATTTGGGAATTTTTCTTTGATAGCTTCTAGTTTAATTTTTTGGGGTTCCGTTAAATCTTCTTCATTTTTTAACAGGCTATATTTACTTCGCTTTAAAACTTCTAGCTTTGCTTCTTTTTCTGCTTTCTGTTTTTTATTTTTCTGCGCTTCTACGGCTCTTTTTTCCGCTCTTCTCTGTTCGTCTAACTCTTGATTAATTTGTTTCATTACATGGAATCTATCGGCGACTACCTCGGCCGATGGCATCAATTCTTTCACCAAATTTTTATAAGGCAACCAAAGGTCTATGCTCACTTCTTCAATTTGCTCTAACACCTCTTTTCCCCAGCCCGTAAGCGTTTCTCTCAACTCTTCTTGTGTTCGCTTCTCTAGGGAGCATCTCACCTTTGCATTAAGCATTTATGCTTAATGAGGTAAATAAAAAAGTTAAAAAAGAGAACCATTCAGATAGGCACAGCGATGACGAAGGACTTGCGGTACATTGCCAGAATTCCAACTTGCACCGGCAATTTTAACACGAAAACTAATTTGTTTCACCTGAGATTCCACAGAGCCAGAACCAATGGAAATCCCCTCTTCTTGAAAATAACCATAATTGACAATTCGATGTTTATGCTTGTTCAAATAAGTAATAAAATTCTCAACTTGAGGCTCTGACCAGGGAGCATCTCACTTACGCGATAAGTAATTATACTTAGCCTAAAAGCCACTCTTAATCGTGTCTTGGAACGAAATAGAGGCTTTTAAAGACTGCGTACATGGAGAATTAAAACAAGAATTACCCTCGAAAAGCCTATTTTTCCACTAAGTATTTATGCTCATTGCAAAGGTGAGATGCTCCCCTCTGACCATCCTTCGCGCACAAGAGATAGCAGCATCCACTTCCCCCTTCCATAGAAAACATTTTACCTCCTCAATTCGCTGGAATGACCCGCCAACTTTATAGAGGTTTTCGATTAAATGATACCAATCCAAAATTTCAATTCTTTCATGTTTCTCTCCTATCTGACGAAATAAATTCCAGATACCATCATGTCCATCTCCTAAACAAATTAAAGGTTTAACCAAAACTTGAGAATTAACCAAATCTAATAAAGCCGAGTTATCTTGAAAAAAAGCCGCTACCCCCAGTTGATGAAAACTCACTGCTTTATAATCACGCCAAATTAAGGCTTCTCCCTTGGGAGTTCTCAGTTGTACCTTACCGCCATCTATGCTCATTTCTTCGACTTCGACTTCTAGGTTAGACGGTAATTCTTCAAAATGATAGCGATGTACGAGGCGTTGTTGGGTACTGTGAGAAACAGCAATTCCTGTCAATGATTTGATTTTCTGCTCCGATTTCTCATAGGATTCATCGCCACTTAATAGCAAACAGTTCTTCTCTAACATTGGACTCATCTGAGTTCTCGGCTTTACTTCTAACTTCTTCGCTTGTTTTTCTGTAATTGGTAATTCCCCCAAAATACTTTTCACTTTTCTCGTCCGACCGGCGGTTTCTTCTGTACTTGTTTTGATAAAAAAATACCGATTTCTGGGTTAACATACTGAATCATTAAATCTCTGACCGTCTCCTCTATTTCTCCCAAGTTATTAAATTTCTTAATTTGGGATTGCTCATAGAGACACGCTCCCAACTCTCGGGATAACTCTTGAATTCTTTTTTCATTTTCTGATAACATTGGATTGTTCCTCCCATCGAGATATATTCTGAATCGTAAGTTATAACTATTATAATCTCATTTCTCTTTGTGATAAAGTTCGAGATTTTCTAGTTTTTGACGGCTATAAGCATTAATACTCATTGCACAAGTGAGATGCTCCCCTTCTCTAGAATAGCTATTAGTTTTCCCGTATCTAAATTTACTAAAACCGCACAGTAATTTTTTTGTCCTTTGACTAGAGCGATTTCATCAATTCCTAGTCTTTTTAATTTCGATAAATCTGGCTCTGTAATTTCTTCGGCGATGTCCTCTACCATTCTTTGAATCTCTTCTTCCGTTACGTTATTTCTTCGGCTAACATTTAAAATATCTCCTTCTTTTAATTGTTCGAGTATATTCTCGGCTAGTCTTTTCGTATAGGTTCGTTTCTTGGCGACAAAATCTAACTCTTCGCTAAAGGGTTTTCGACAATTATCGCACTTAAATTGACGACGATTAACCTGTAGGTACACTGGTTGTCCTGAGATTGGTAAATCTTTGACTAAATGTCGATGATTTTGGTGGAGTTTATCGCTTTCTAAGCCACAACGAGGACAGGTTGCTTTTTGATTTTTCGATTCGATTCGGCAAACTATACCGATATTTTCTAGGTGTAGATAGCCTTGAATACAGGTTCCTTTTAGGTTCAAAAATTTGTCAAGTATCATAAGTAAAATAATCTCGTTTTTGGCTATTATATCAAATCTTAACTCGATTGTCTATCTTTTGGTATTAACCTGTTGATGCCTTAAGTCCTTCCCTATATGGATTTCAGCTACTTTTGAGCGTAGGCGCTCTCATCGAATTTTATTTTAAGTTAATTATTTGCATAACAATTCCCGAAGAGCCATAAATCAAATATGTCTGCCTCACAATCTCCGATTGTTACTACTTGAATATCTTCGGGTATTTGTTGTTGTGTTTCTGACAAAGAATCTAACCATCTTTGACTTTCTTTTTCTTGAGTTTCTCTTTTTTTTCGTTGCTTGGCAATCCCTAAATTCTTTTCTTCTCTTGCCCAGACCTATTGATTAATTAGTCCCAAAGGTACTCCTTGCGCTGAGACTCCTAAGGTGGTATGAACTTTGAGACCAAAGGATTTTTTATAATCTAGATAACCCATTCCTTTTTTGGCTTTTTGGGTCGTAAAGTCTAAACTTGTTGTGTCTTGAACTGCCAAAACTATTGGATGTTCTTTGATTCTTTCTACTGTACTTTTGGCTTGGGCGGCAATTAGAGCTGAGGGGTGAAAATAGGGGGAATTCCAAAAGTCGTAGGTGGCACTCGCTGCGGCTAGATTTCCCGAAGCTTGTGGCACACTTGTACTAGGTTGGCTGGCCAAGTTTTCTACGATACTGATTAACCTTTTCTTTCTTCTGGTGTCCCCTAGGTCTGCATACTGTAATTCTTGGGCTGCCCATTTCTCCATTTTTTTGCTTACCTCCACCTTAATTCCTTCTTTCAAAACTATACCTATCAATCGTTTCCCCTTTTTTTAAGTTTCTTCTCTTTTTGTTAAGAAAGATCTGACTAATGGATAGCTTATCAAGGGGGGCAGGGGGGATCGAACCTAAAATCCATTTTTAATTTAATTAGGGTTTGCTGAAAAAGTTTGTTGGTGGGGTTAGGAGTCAGTAGCCGGTCGTTAGGAGTCAGGAGTCGGGAGTTTCAGGCTTTGTTGCCCTCTCTTTTTGTACCAACTTATGTACTATAATAAGGATAATGCAAGGTTTTTGAAGGTCTCAATCCGATTTTCGCAGCATGAACATCGGATTTTAACAGGTCAAAAGCCTTATTTTAAAAGGGTTTTACCATAGATCTCTTGCAAAAGTAATCAAGATATATCCTTTTGTCGGTAACGAAGTTCGTAATTGTAGATACCAGCAATCAAATTCAATCTCAGACCAAATCGCCGTCTGCGATTTCTGTATCTTGATGAAAGTATCCGAAATATTTTGAGACGACGATGAATATGTTCTATAACTATGCGCCGTTGTGATAACTGACGATTGGCTTTTTTTTGCTCTTTACTTAGTTTTTCTTTTTTCTTTTTTTTATGAGGAATTTGACTGTTTTGATGGATTTTCTGAATTCCTTGATAGCCTTTATCCCCTAATATTTCTATTTCCTTATTTAACCTTATTTTGCTCTCTTTCCACAGTCGAAAATCATGGACTCTTCCTTTCTCACAACGGACACAGATTACCTGCTCGCTTTTTTGATCGGCAACGACTTGCGACTTTAATGTGTGGTATCCCTGCTTGCCACTATAGCATGATTTCTGTTTTTTTTTGGGTCTTTCTATCTCCTGTTCTGACACATCCACCACTATTACTTCTATTTCACTATTACTTTCTAATAGGGCTTTTTTTCCGGGTAGATTAAACAGACCTGATTTGATGAGAATATTCTCTACTTTCCTAACAATTCTATACGCCGTTGATTCGTTAATACCCCAACTATTTCCCCGATGAAAATAGGTGCGATATTCTCGCCAATATTCTAGTGTTATTAGTAGTTGGTCTTCCCTACTCAATTTGCTAGGTCTACCTGTCTTTTTTTGCCAAACTTTTTCTGCCTTTAGGACTGTTACCATATCCTTAAATGTATCTGGATACACGCCACACAAGCGTTTGAACTCTGTTGGCTTTAAAGTTTTTACTTGTTCGTAAGTCATCTTTCAATCTTAACTCTTGGACTATTTTATCCTATTTTGTCTAGACTTATGCAAGAGATCTATTCTTTACCTTGACGTTTGGGTTTTCCATTATGAATAGAACCATTCTTGATAGTATGGTGAGAACCACAATTAGGACAGGGGAATAGAGGTGAAGGGGGTATTTTGTTCGGTGCTAGACTGATATTTGAGTAAGCCAGACAGGAGCCAGAAAAAGATATTTATTAGAAAAGTCATGATCAAGCTAGAGGTTTAAAGACTGAGCGGGTTGCAATTATTTTTATTAATAAATATTTTACACAATTCATACCAGGTAAGCAAGAGAGCTACGCCACTACTACCGAATCATTACCCAAATCCGATCCCTAATAGCTGTATCCCGTCTCCCGTCTCGGAGTCTCCTGTCTCGGAGTCTCCTGTCTCGGAGTCTCCTGTCTCGACTAGGAAATTAATTTTGCACGACTACTTAGGGTCTGCTGAAAAAGTTTTTCCTGGGGGCAGGGTGTGGGGTGTGGGGTGTGGGGTGTGGGGTTTTACCGGTTTTGAGGAGGCCAATTACCTAATTTTCAGGGAAAAAGTCCCGGAATTTTCCCCCCGATCCCCCCAATGGCCGGCACTTTTTGAGGGTAAAAAAGTCCAAAAGTCTTATCCAACAAGGTTTTTAGATTTATTCAGCAGACCCTACTTAGTGATATGGAAAGAATCCCCTGTCACAGCGTAGCTTGACGGTGGGAGTATGTCAATTGATTCAAATTAATTAACTCGCTGCCATAAACGTTGAATTTCTTTCCTCAGTTGTGCATCAGGAGGCTGGCTAAATTGTACAGAAGGATTGACCTGCACACCGGGAATATTCTGATTCCAGGGACTGTTGGAGACTGATTCTAAGTTTATGCCACTTATCACAGGGCGAAACCCGTAGCGGACGAATACTTCCTGTTGGGAAGGCTGTCTGAGAAAGGCGACAAACTCCCTGGCTGCTTTCGCTTGTCCCTCATTCACATCCCGCCGTGCGATCGCCGCCGTCGCTACTGTCTCAATAGTCGGGTCAAGATAGTAGATTTGGTAAGGTTTTTCCTGGGTAGTTTGGGCCTGGGACCAGCGATAGAGGGCGATACTTTCGTAGGTAGTCGCCACATCAGCGTCGTTGGATCCGCGAGCAATAAATTCCTGCAAGAGAATGTCACTCGAAAGGGGCGGCTGATAGACGGAACGCTTAATCAGAGCAAACAAAGATTGAATTCCCGGCCCATTCAAGTTAGTACCAGCTAGGGGACTTCCGCCAAGATTGGACTGGGACC is a genomic window containing:
- a CDS encoding IS5 family transposase encodes the protein MTYEQVKTLKPTEFKRLCGVYPDTFKDMVTVLKAEKVWQKKTGRPSKLSREDQLLITLEYWREYRTYFHRGNSWGINESTAYRIVRKVENILIKSGLFNLPGKKALLESNSEIEVIVVDVSEQEIERPKKKQKSCYSGKQGYHTLKSQVVADQKSEQVICVRCEKGRVHDFRLWKESKIRLNKEIEILGDKGYQGIQKIHQNSQIPHKKKKKEKLSKEQKKANRQLSQRRIVIEHIHRRLKIFRILSSRYRNRRRRFGLRLNLIAGIYNYELRYRQKDIS